Within the Peromyscus maniculatus bairdii isolate BWxNUB_F1_BW_parent chromosome 2, HU_Pman_BW_mat_3.1, whole genome shotgun sequence genome, the region GTTGGAGCAGTAAGCACAAGTGTCCTAATGCTGGTGACTAAGGAGTGACTTTGAGGATGAGAGGTCATCGGATGTGTGAAGTGCTTAGCTCAAGGCCCAGCTTGGAATTAGTGCTCAGTCGATGGTgattattatcatcattagctCATTGCCAATGGCCTTTTATGATTGTAACAGTACTTAAATAATGGTATAAATAGTCATTTAATAGTGGTAATCATTTGCGACTAAGTGGCCATTTGAATGAGTGGGTTTGTATATTACTTTGGTATTTCATTGCAGAAGGCCCTGGGGGCAGCTCcacaatttttgttatttttatttcacagtgTTTTCCACAGGGACTTTTCAAGTGTTAGGGTTCTAGGGCATCTGGAGTACTGTATTCACTTGCTGTATTTTCAGGCGCtttctgtgcaagtgtgaggatgtGAGTGTGGTTGACAATAGTGTGTTTTGAGGGTGTTTTGACCAGGATTTGTTAACTACAGGTTACTGTCATTGTTAGAAAAGCCCAGTCCAGAATAGGCTTAAAACCCTTAGCTATATTTAGTCCAGGGTAGTTAGGTAATGGATCATAGTTTTGGGCTGTTTAAATAAGTCCCTGGTACTTTACCCAAAGAAAAGGAACTGCTCATTATCAGAGAGTCAGAATTcagagtgtgtgtgcgtgtgaagTTTCACAGAGCAGAGAAAAGACTTCTTTTCCCTTCCTGAAATGTTGAAAGACTGGAGGGGGGACCTGAGGTCACACCAGGTTTGAAGCTCCATTAGGTGACACTCGGAGGTTCCTCGCGGGGAACTCCTGCGTACAGGAATGCAGCATAGTTCGTGGAGGTTTTACCTCCTTCCGTAACCGTCCACTCTTCACAACTTCCTAGAGTATTTCAGGACCCAGCTGTCCCACAAAGCACAGGGGCTGCTTGCTGCTCTGTGGGGTGGCTGCTCAATGATTAGTGCCAGGCTGTCAGGTAAGCAGAGCGCCCAGTGGGCCGTCCCCACCTGCTGGGGCGGGGGATGCTCGGTTCTCCCTAGTGCTCTCTTCTCCTCTGCAGATGTCATGTGGCCTGTGCTTTGGACCGTGGTGCGGACCTATGCTCCCTATGTCACCTTTCCTGTGGCCTTCGTGGTCGGGGCTGTGGGCTACCACCTGGAATGGTTCATCAGGGGAAAGGACCCTCAgcctgtggaggaggagaagagcaTCTTGGAACGTCGAGAGGACCGAAAGCTGGATGAGCTGCTAGGCAAGGACCACACTCAGGTGGTGAGCCTTAAGGACAAACTGGAATTTGCCCCCAAAGCAGTCCTGAACAGAAACCGTCCAGAGAAGAATTAATGGAGGGCCCAGGTCCCTGCCGCCATGTCGGCCCAGCTTCAGAACATACATCTGATGTGCTTTGCTGCTCACTCCGGCCCCTTCTGCaccccacagccacacacacatactggttGGCCCTTTATGGCTGTCCAGCTGCAGCAGTAGGGGCCGACCAAGAGGAAGACTGCGTCCGTTGAATGGGCTGTCTCCATGACAGTGCAGGCTTCTGATCTTACCTGGGAGCTCCAGCCCAGGGGAATGAACACTGCTCTCGGGCTCCCTGGAGAGGGGCATGGCCTCAGCTGGGAATGGTTGGGGTTTGTTGTTGCCATTAGGAGGGGCACCTCCATGTCTAGTTCTACTTTTTGCACTG harbors:
- the Smim12 gene encoding small integral membrane protein 12 isoform X2 is translated as MSHPRAERQRCWSNVMWPVLWTVVRTYAPYVTFPVAFVVGAVGYHLEWFIRGKDPQPVEEEKSILERREDRKLDELLGKDHTQVVSLKDKLEFAPKAVLNRNRPEKN
- the Smim12 gene encoding small integral membrane protein 12 isoform X1; amino-acid sequence: MVFLLLCDCGWKTALSLALATCLCCPWFSRSTTFFGALCQADVMWPVLWTVVRTYAPYVTFPVAFVVGAVGYHLEWFIRGKDPQPVEEEKSILERREDRKLDELLGKDHTQVVSLKDKLEFAPKAVLNRNRPEKN
- the Smim12 gene encoding small integral membrane protein 12 isoform X3 — translated: MWPVLWTVVRTYAPYVTFPVAFVVGAVGYHLEWFIRGKDPQPVEEEKSILERREDRKLDELLGKDHTQVVSLKDKLEFAPKAVLNRNRPEKN